A genomic window from Macaca mulatta isolate MMU2019108-1 chromosome 19, T2T-MMU8v2.0, whole genome shotgun sequence includes:
- the XRCC1 gene encoding DNA repair protein XRCC1 isoform X1 gives MPEIRLRHVVSCSSQDSTHCAENLLKADTYRKWRAAKAGEKTISVVLQLEKEEQIHSVDIGNEGSAFVEVLVGSSAGGAGEQDYEVLLVTSSFMSPSESRSGSNPNRVRMFGPDKLVRAAAEKRWDRVKIVCSQPYSKDSPFGLSFVRFHSPPDKDEAEAPSQKVTVTKLGQFRVKEEDESANSLRPGALFFSRINKTSPVTASDPAGPSYAAATLQASSAASSASPVSRAIGSTSKPQESPKGKRKLDLNQEEKKTPSKPPAQLLPSVPKRPKLPAPTSTPAAVPVPAPAQGAVTGKPRGEGTEPRRPRAGPEELGKILQGVVVVLSGFQNPFRSELRDKALELGAKYRPDWTQDSTHLICAFANTPKYSQVLGLGGRIVRKEWVLDCHRMRRRLPSRRYLMAGPGSSSEEDEASHSGSSGDEAPKLPRKRPQTKTKPTQATGPSLPQKPPSPEETKAASPVLQEDIDIEGEQSEGQDNGAEDSGDTEDELRRVAEQKEHRPPPGQEENGEDPYAGSTDENTDDEEHQEPPDLPVPELPDFFQGKHFFLYGEFPGDERRKLIRYVTAFNGELEDYMSDRVQFVITAQEWDPSFEEALMDNPSLAFVRPRWIYSCNEKQKLLPHQLYGVVPQA, from the exons TTGGAGAAGGAGGAGCAGATACACAGTGTGGACATTGGGAATGAAGGCTCAGCTTTCGTGGAGGTGCTGGTGGGCAGTTCAGCTGGAGGCGCTGGGGAGCAAGACTATGAG GTGCTTCTGGTCACCTCATCTTTCATGTCCCCTTCTGAGAGCCGCAGTGGCTCAAACCCCAACCGCGTTCGCATGTTTGGGCCTGACAAGCTGGTCCGGGCAGCCGCCGAGAAGCGCTGGGACCGGGTCAAAATTGTCTGTAGCCAGCCCTACAGCAAG GACTCCCCCTTTGGCTTGAGTTTTGTACGGTTTCATAGCCCCCCAGACAAAGATGAGGCAGAGGCCCCGTCCCAG AAGGTGACAGTGACCAAGCTCGGCCAGTTCCGTGTGAAGGAGGAGGATGAGAGCGCCAACTCTTTGAGGCCGGGGGCTCTCTTCTTCAGCCGGATCAACAAGACATCCCCAG TCACAGCCAGCGACCCGGCAGGACCCAGCTATGCAGCTGCTACCCTCCAGGCCTCTAGtgctgcctcctcagcctctccagtctCCAGGGCCATAGGCAGCACCTCCAAG CCCCAGGAGTCTCCCAAAGGGAAGAGGAAGTTGGATttgaaccaagaagaaaagaagaccCCCAGCAAACCACCAGCCCAGCTGTTGCCATCTGTTCCCAAGAGACCTAAAT TACCAGCTCCCACTAGTACCCCAGCCGCAGTCCCAGTCCCTGCCCCAGCACAGGGGGCAGTGACAGGCAAGCCCCGAGGAGAAGGCACCGAGCCCAGACGACCCCGAGCTGGCCCAGAGGAGCTAGGGAAGATCCTTCAGGGTGTGGTAGTGGTGCTGAGTGGCTTCCAGAACCCATTCCGCTCTGAGCTGCGAGATAAGGCCCTAGAGCTTGGGGCCAAGTACCGGCCAGACTGGACCCAGGACAGCACGCATCTCAT CTGTGCCTTTGCCAACACCCCCAAGTACAGCCAGGTCCTAGGCCTGGGAGGCCGCATCGTGCGTAAGGAGTGGGTGCTGGACTGTCACCGCATGCGTCGGCGGCTGCCCTCCCGAAG GTACCTCATGGCAGGGCCAGGCTCCAGCAGCGAGGAGGATGAGGCCTCCCACAGCGGCAGCAGTGGAGATGAAGCCCCCAAGCTTCCTCGAAAG CGCCCCCAGACCAAAACCAAACCCACTCAGGCAACGGGACCCAGCTTACCCCAGAAGCCCCCATCCCCTGAAGAGACCAAAGCAGCCTCACCAGTGCTCCAGGAAGATATAGACATTGAGGGGGAACAGTCAG AAGGACAGGACAACGGGGCGGAAGATTCTGGGGACACAGAGGATGAGCTGAGGAG GGTGGCTGAGCAGAAGGAACACAGACCACCCCCTGGCCAGGAGGAGAACGGGGAAGACCCATATGCAGGCTCCACGGATGAGAACACGGACGATGAGGAACACCAGGAGCCACCTGATCTGCCAGTCCCTGAGCTCCCAG ATTTCTTCCAGGGGAAGCACTTCTTCCTTTACGGGGAGTTCCCTGGTGATGAGCGGCGGAAACTCATCCGATATGTCACGGCCTTCAATGG GGAACTCGAGGACTATATGAGCGACCGGGTTCAGTTTGTGATCACGGCACAGGAATGGGATCCCAGCTTTGAGGAG GCCTTGATGGATAACCCCTCCCTGGCATTTGTTCGTCCCCGATGGATCTACAGTTGCAACGAGAAACAGAAGTTACTTCCTCACCAGCTCTATGGAGTGGTGCCACAGGCCTGA
- the XRCC1 gene encoding DNA repair protein XRCC1 isoform X2 produces the protein MSPSESRSGSNPNRVRMFGPDKLVRAAAEKRWDRVKIVCSQPYSKDSPFGLSFVRFHSPPDKDEAEAPSQKVTVTKLGQFRVKEEDESANSLRPGALFFSRINKTSPVTASDPAGPSYAAATLQASSAASSASPVSRAIGSTSKPQESPKGKRKLDLNQEEKKTPSKPPAQLLPSVPKRPKLPAPTSTPAAVPVPAPAQGAVTGKPRGEGTEPRRPRAGPEELGKILQGVVVVLSGFQNPFRSELRDKALELGAKYRPDWTQDSTHLICAFANTPKYSQVLGLGGRIVRKEWVLDCHRMRRRLPSRRYLMAGPGSSSEEDEASHSGSSGDEAPKLPRKRPQTKTKPTQATGPSLPQKPPSPEETKAASPVLQEDIDIEGEQSEGQDNGAEDSGDTEDELRRVAEQKEHRPPPGQEENGEDPYAGSTDENTDDEEHQEPPDLPVPELPDFFQGKHFFLYGEFPGDERRKLIRYVTAFNGELEDYMSDRVQFVITAQEWDPSFEEALMDNPSLAFVRPRWIYSCNEKQKLLPHQLYGVVPQA, from the exons ATGTCCCCTTCTGAGAGCCGCAGTGGCTCAAACCCCAACCGCGTTCGCATGTTTGGGCCTGACAAGCTGGTCCGGGCAGCCGCCGAGAAGCGCTGGGACCGGGTCAAAATTGTCTGTAGCCAGCCCTACAGCAAG GACTCCCCCTTTGGCTTGAGTTTTGTACGGTTTCATAGCCCCCCAGACAAAGATGAGGCAGAGGCCCCGTCCCAG AAGGTGACAGTGACCAAGCTCGGCCAGTTCCGTGTGAAGGAGGAGGATGAGAGCGCCAACTCTTTGAGGCCGGGGGCTCTCTTCTTCAGCCGGATCAACAAGACATCCCCAG TCACAGCCAGCGACCCGGCAGGACCCAGCTATGCAGCTGCTACCCTCCAGGCCTCTAGtgctgcctcctcagcctctccagtctCCAGGGCCATAGGCAGCACCTCCAAG CCCCAGGAGTCTCCCAAAGGGAAGAGGAAGTTGGATttgaaccaagaagaaaagaagaccCCCAGCAAACCACCAGCCCAGCTGTTGCCATCTGTTCCCAAGAGACCTAAAT TACCAGCTCCCACTAGTACCCCAGCCGCAGTCCCAGTCCCTGCCCCAGCACAGGGGGCAGTGACAGGCAAGCCCCGAGGAGAAGGCACCGAGCCCAGACGACCCCGAGCTGGCCCAGAGGAGCTAGGGAAGATCCTTCAGGGTGTGGTAGTGGTGCTGAGTGGCTTCCAGAACCCATTCCGCTCTGAGCTGCGAGATAAGGCCCTAGAGCTTGGGGCCAAGTACCGGCCAGACTGGACCCAGGACAGCACGCATCTCAT CTGTGCCTTTGCCAACACCCCCAAGTACAGCCAGGTCCTAGGCCTGGGAGGCCGCATCGTGCGTAAGGAGTGGGTGCTGGACTGTCACCGCATGCGTCGGCGGCTGCCCTCCCGAAG GTACCTCATGGCAGGGCCAGGCTCCAGCAGCGAGGAGGATGAGGCCTCCCACAGCGGCAGCAGTGGAGATGAAGCCCCCAAGCTTCCTCGAAAG CGCCCCCAGACCAAAACCAAACCCACTCAGGCAACGGGACCCAGCTTACCCCAGAAGCCCCCATCCCCTGAAGAGACCAAAGCAGCCTCACCAGTGCTCCAGGAAGATATAGACATTGAGGGGGAACAGTCAG AAGGACAGGACAACGGGGCGGAAGATTCTGGGGACACAGAGGATGAGCTGAGGAG GGTGGCTGAGCAGAAGGAACACAGACCACCCCCTGGCCAGGAGGAGAACGGGGAAGACCCATATGCAGGCTCCACGGATGAGAACACGGACGATGAGGAACACCAGGAGCCACCTGATCTGCCAGTCCCTGAGCTCCCAG ATTTCTTCCAGGGGAAGCACTTCTTCCTTTACGGGGAGTTCCCTGGTGATGAGCGGCGGAAACTCATCCGATATGTCACGGCCTTCAATGG GGAACTCGAGGACTATATGAGCGACCGGGTTCAGTTTGTGATCACGGCACAGGAATGGGATCCCAGCTTTGAGGAG GCCTTGATGGATAACCCCTCCCTGGCATTTGTTCGTCCCCGATGGATCTACAGTTGCAACGAGAAACAGAAGTTACTTCCTCACCAGCTCTATGGAGTGGTGCCACAGGCCTGA
- the ZNF575 gene encoding zinc finger protein 575, translating to MLERGAESAAGATDPSPTGKEPVTKEAPHQGPLQKPSQSAPGPTASASAPPRPRRRPPPQRPHRCPDCDKAFSYPSKLATHRLAHGGARPHPCPDCPKAFSYPSKLAAHRLTHSGARPHPCPHCPKAFGHRSKLAAHLWTHAPTRPYPCPDCPKSFCYPSKLAAHRHTHHATDARPYPCPHCPKAFSFPSKLAAHRLCHDPPTAPGSQATARHRCSSCGQAFGQRRLLLLHQRSHHQVEHKGERD from the exons ATGCTGGAGCGAGGCGCGGAGTCCGCGGCCGGGGCCACAGATCCTAGTCCCACTGGCAAGGAACCGGTAACCAAAGAAG ctccccaccagGGCCCACTGCAGAAGCCCAGCCAGTCAGCTCCAGGGCCCACCGCGTCCGCGAGCGCGCCTCCCAGGCCTCGCCGGCGGCCCCCGCCCCAGCGCCCGCACCGCTGTCCCGACTGTGACAAGGCCTTCTCGTACCCGTCCAAGCTGGCCACGCACCGCTTAGCACACGGCGGCGCCCGACCCCACCCATGCCCAGACTGCCCCAAGGCCTTCTCCTACCCCTCCAAGCTGGCAGCCCACCGCCTCACGCACAGCGGCGCCCGCCCGCACCCGTGCCCACACTGCCCGAAGGCCTTTGGCCACCGCTCCAAGCTGGCGGCTCACCTCTGGACCCACGCACCCACCCGCCCCTACCCGTGCCCCGACTGCCCCAAGTCCTTCTGCTACCCTTCCAAGCTGGCGGCCCACCGCCACACGCACCACGCCACCGATGCCCGCCCCTATCCTTGCCCGCATTGCCCCAAGGCTTTCTCATTTCCCTCCAAGCTGGCTGCCCATCGCCTATGTCACGACCCCCCAACCGCACCCGGCAGCCAGGCGACGGCCCGGCACCGATGCTCCAGCTGCGGCCAGGCCTTTGGCCAGAGACGCTTACTGCTCCTTCATCAACGCAGCCACCACCAGGTGGAGCACAAAGGGGAGAGAGACTGA